The genomic interval GATGACTAGCACGATCAATATACCGCAGAATACCAATGCAATGCTGTCAACTGGAACGCTGTCGACTGGAAAGCTGTCAACTGGAAAGCTGTCAACTTGCTCGTCACACTCATCAACTTTTTATTCCAATACCTGTCTCCCACAAAAAGCTGTGTCGGTGCTGTGTGGATCTTCTGCGATCTACAACCGGCTGGTGGAGTAGAGTGGCGATGTCAATTCCACTCCACCAGCGACATTTTGTCCTCTGAAACATTGAATGAAGCTCTTTCTGCGGATCACGTTGGTCAGAAAATGGATATTATCGCTGACGGACTTTTGTCTCCAATTCTGTCAGAGATGTCGATGCACTACTTCTTGTCAAAATATTGACAGAAAGACAGCGGGAAAAGGGTACATAGGTTAAACCAACTATTTTAAACCGATCTGGGGTCTCCTTttgttcacgtgatctttTTTGCTTGCAATAGACACTCCCCTCCCCCCTGGTCACCCAGCTCCGGATGAATCTGACATCCAGAGACCGGTACCTACGTTTATAATCACCAGGCACTTCGATTCGCCCGTCTTAATCACTGTATCTATCACTCAGACGGGGTATTTTATCCAGTATTAGTCGCATGACCTGAATTGGTGGCTGTGCCATACCTCTCTGTGGTTTAGTTGATAGTTTAGTTAGGAATAGTTAGTTTTAAATACCCATTGAGGTTTACATTATCCGTGTTCAATTGTTTGGTTGACTTTTAGTTTAGATACTCTGAAGGTTTTCCTGAAAGCTGGACTCATCGCTCCACTCCGTGGGGAATGAGCGTAGAGCCATGGGAAAAGATCTCAAACGATGACCAAGTCATTCCAATCACACTTTGTCAATTATCAGTCTTATTTCGTCATTTATTTCCTTCGTAGAGCTAACATTGGCGAAAAATCCTCTTGCAGAGATATTTGTGCTACTGCCATCAATATCCATGACATAGAGAAACAGACTTGAAATTTGGATTCCTCGCTGCCAGTTTACTCACACCACGATCTTTTGAGTCAGTTTGGGTCAATAATCATTCCaactggagctggagctggttAGTGACTGGGTCTATCTTGGTGGGATATATACCCCCCCCCCCAGGTAAGAGGTTCCTCTGTCGGGTACAACTGATACTACTAGTATCTATTCACTGTATGTCAATTCAATGCATATATATCTATACACCCTCCTCAATTACACCTGTTTGAACTTGGACCTGTTGAAGTTCCTAGGAGAGATTACCGTCTGTTAGTACCAAGAAAGTCAACTTGTGACTGTGCAAACTGCTCCACCAGGTCGCTTGGTTCATTCAGCACTCCATGCCACCTGATTCTCCCTCATTACTTGGACTTCAATCTGCCCTCAAATCCCGCCCGCTTCCCCGACGACGGCTTCTTGACGGGCTTCACCTTTTTgcccttgatcttcttggaaTCCCGTCGGGCCTGCAGGTTCTCCGttcgcttcttgtccttggtTCGCTTATGCTTGTCGACGGTGTATCGGCGGTCGTTCCACTCGCGCTCGGACTTGcgtttctgctgctgctggcgcTTGAAGGCCTTGGTCAGCAACTTTTCGTTATCCCGCACCTTTTCGCCCTTGGCGTGCTGCATGGCTCGGTTCCAGAGCGTGGCGTTTTCGACCGACTTTTTCTTGTCGAGATCCAtctcctgcagcttggcCCGCTTGGCCTTAACGTGATTGAGCTGGCCCAGCAGGTCTCGTTTGGTGCCTTGTTTCTTGGAAGTCAGGTTCTTGAGATCAGACGAGAACTCGCCAGTCTCGAAATGGAGCTGAGAGTAGAGCAGATTGGGCTCTGAGTCGGACTGATCGgcctcttcatcatcgtcctcctcaCCCTCATCCTCACCGTCGTTGGTCTggtttcttctctcctccctctcaagcttttttttctccttgcgggcctccttggccttctgaCGGGCAGCGAGAATCTCGGCTCGGCTCTGGGGCGCCTTTTTGGGATCTGTGCCGGGCGCTTTTCGGTCGGCCCGGAGATTCTGGATCCGGCTGTTGAGTTTTTCTCGCAGAGCGGCCAATctggcctccttggcggcagcTTCGGCAGCATCATCTTCACccttggtctccttctcagtCTCCTCAGTCACAGACTCAGCGACAAGATCAGCAAAAGGAGCTGCTTCGATACTATCATCTTCAGACTCCTTTCCGTTGACTTTGGCGTTGGtagtctccttcttgttgctaCTGCTGGTGTTCCTGTTGGCGGCCTTGACATCCGTCTCCTTGGTGCTGAC from Yarrowia lipolytica chromosome 1F, complete sequence carries:
- a CDS encoding uncharacterized protein (Compare to YALI0F04708g, similar to Saccharomyces cerevisiae RRP14 (YKL082C); ancestral locus Anc_2.636, similar to uniprot|P36080 Saccharomyces cerevisiae YKL082c), which encodes MSLEERLRTHTSAFDGLLSLIPSKYYEDAGDGDDQWRKKKQSKEEKRKAKRAKLDPGNQVASQAKDVQDAKNELKGKAVIPTKESIKEKMEQFNTVEGMVEEPKGKKGGKKGGKKEVKGDNNKPQVNSKGGSKTTSNVSTKETDVKAANRNTSSSNKKETTNAKVNGKESEDDSIEAAPFADLVAESVTEETEKETKGEDDAAEAAAKEARLAALREKLNSRIQNLRADRKAPGTDPKKAPQSRAEILAARQKAKEARKEKKKLEREERRNQTNDGEDEGEEDDDEEADQSDSEPNLLYSQLHFETGEFSSDLKNLTSKKQGTKRDLLGQLNHVKAKRAKLQEMDLDKKKSVENATLWNRAMQHAKGEKVRDNEKLLTKAFKRQQQQKRKSEREWNDRRYTVDKHKRTKDKKRTENLQARRDSKKIKGKKVKPVKKPSSGKRAGFEGRLKSK